Proteins co-encoded in one Streptococcus parauberis NCFD 2020 genomic window:
- a CDS encoding YlxQ-related RNA-binding protein yields MNNLQRLSNLIGLAQRAGKIISGEEMVVKAIQHEAVNIVFLANDAGPNVTKKVTDKSKYYNVEVSTVFNALELSAALGKPRKVVAVADAGFSKKMRTLME; encoded by the coding sequence TTGAATAATTTACAAAGATTGTCCAATCTAATCGGTCTCGCTCAACGAGCAGGGAAAATTATTTCTGGGGAAGAGATGGTTGTGAAAGCTATTCAGCATGAAGCAGTTAATATAGTTTTCTTAGCAAATGATGCTGGACCAAATGTGACAAAAAAAGTAACAGATAAAAGTAAATATTATAATGTAGAAGTCTCCACAGTGTTTAATGCACTGGAATTAAGTGCTGCACTAGGCAAACCACGTAAAGTTGTTGCAGTTGCAGACGCTGGATTTTCAAAGAAAATGAGGACTCTTATGGAATAG
- the rnpM gene encoding RNase P modulator RnpM, with product MPKEKKIPLRKSLVSGEIIDKRDLLRIVKTKEGEIFIDPTGKKNGRGAYIKLDNAEAKQAKKKQVFNRSFSMDVPESFYDELIAYVDHKVKRRELGLE from the coding sequence ATGCCTAAAGAAAAAAAAATACCTTTACGTAAGTCACTTGTTTCAGGTGAAATAATTGATAAGCGTGATTTGCTTCGTATTGTTAAAACAAAAGAAGGGGAGATATTTATTGACCCGACAGGGAAGAAAAATGGTCGTGGTGCCTATATTAAACTTGATAATGCGGAGGCAAAGCAGGCAAAGAAAAAACAAGTCTTTAATCGTAGTTTCTCTATGGACGTTCCGGAAAGTTTTTACGATGAGTTGATTGCTTATGTTGATCACAAAGTAAAAAGAAGAGAGTTAGGTCTTGAATAA
- the nusA gene encoding transcription termination factor NusA, which produces MSKEMLEAFRILEEEKHINKSDIIEAVTESLKSAYKRRYGQSESCVIEFNEKTGDFQVFTVREVVEEVFDSRLEIGLKDALAISSAYELGDKIRFEESVAEFGRVAAQSAKQTIMEKMRRQMREVTFNEYKEHEGEIMTGTVERFDQRFIYVNLGSLEAQLSHQDQIPGETFKSHDRIDVYVYKVENNPKGVNVFVSRSHPEFIKRIMEQEIPEVFDGTVEIMSVSREAGDRTKVAVRSHNPNVDAIGTIVGRGGSNIKKVISKFHPKRFDQKAGAEIPVEENIDVIQWVDDPAEFIYNAIAPAEVDMVLFDEADSKRATVVVPDSKLSLAIGRRGQNVRLAAHLTGYRIDIKSASDYERMEAEQENQSTELVEETIAPTNEEE; this is translated from the coding sequence ATGAGCAAAGAAATGCTAGAAGCCTTCCGCATTTTGGAAGAAGAAAAACACATTAATAAAAGTGATATAATTGAGGCAGTAACTGAATCATTAAAATCTGCTTACAAACGTCGTTATGGTCAGTCTGAATCATGTGTTATTGAGTTTAATGAAAAAACTGGAGATTTCCAAGTTTTCACAGTTCGTGAAGTAGTTGAGGAAGTTTTTGATAGCCGTTTAGAAATTGGTCTAAAAGATGCCTTGGCAATTAGTTCAGCTTATGAATTAGGCGACAAAATCCGTTTTGAAGAGTCAGTAGCAGAATTTGGACGGGTTGCAGCTCAATCTGCTAAACAAACAATTATGGAAAAAATGCGACGTCAAATGCGTGAAGTAACCTTCAATGAATACAAAGAACATGAAGGTGAAATTATGACGGGTACGGTTGAACGTTTTGACCAACGCTTTATCTATGTTAACCTAGGTTCGCTTGAGGCACAGTTATCCCATCAAGATCAAATTCCTGGTGAAACGTTCAAATCACATGATCGAATTGATGTTTATGTCTACAAAGTAGAAAACAATCCTAAAGGCGTCAATGTATTTGTTAGCCGGAGCCATCCAGAATTTATCAAGCGCATCATGGAACAAGAAATTCCAGAAGTTTTTGATGGAACTGTAGAAATTATGAGTGTCTCACGTGAGGCTGGTGATCGTACTAAGGTTGCGGTGCGTAGCCATAACCCAAATGTTGACGCTATTGGTACTATTGTTGGACGGGGTGGTAGCAACATTAAAAAAGTTATTAGTAAATTCCATCCAAAACGTTTTGATCAAAAAGCCGGAGCTGAAATTCCAGTTGAAGAAAACATTGATGTTATCCAATGGGTTGATGATCCAGCAGAATTCATTTACAATGCTATTGCACCAGCAGAAGTTGATATGGTATTGTTTGATGAGGCTGATTCTAAACGTGCAACGGTCGTTGTTCCGGATAGTAAATTATCACTTGCGATTGGCCGTCGTGGACAAAACGTTCGTTTAGCAGCTCATCTAACTGGTTACAGAATTGATATTAAATCTGCTAGTGATTATGAGCGCATGGAAGCTGAGCAAGAAAACCAATCAACTGAGCTTGTAGAAGAGACTATCGCTCCTACAAACGAGGAAGAATAA
- the rimP gene encoding ribosome maturation factor RimP: protein MTIANQSIIETVTEAVAPKILAPFELVDVEYEKMGNDYVLSILIDKDGGITVEDTTALTEIISPVLDQITPDPFPEQYMLEVSSPGLERPLKTAESITNAVGSYINVSLYKAIDKIKVFQGDLVAFDGQTLTINYLEKNRQKTVEIPYQSVAKARLAVKL, encoded by the coding sequence ATGACAATAGCTAATCAATCAATTATTGAAACCGTTACAGAAGCGGTAGCGCCTAAAATCCTAGCACCTTTTGAATTGGTCGATGTTGAATATGAAAAAATGGGAAACGACTACGTTTTAAGTATTCTTATTGACAAGGATGGAGGGATTACTGTTGAAGATACTACGGCATTAACTGAAATTATCAGTCCAGTACTCGATCAGATAACACCAGATCCATTTCCTGAACAGTACATGTTAGAAGTGTCTAGCCCTGGTTTAGAAAGACCATTGAAAACCGCTGAAAGTATTACCAATGCTGTTGGTTCTTACATCAATGTTAGTCTTTATAAAGCAATCGACAAAATCAAAGTCTTTCAAGGTGATTTAGTGGCATTTGATGGCCAAACTTTAACCATTAACTATTTGGAGAAAAATCGTCAGAAGACTGTTGAAATCCCTTATCAATCTGTTGCAAAAGCACGTCTAGCAGTAAAGCTGTAA
- the trmB gene encoding tRNA (guanosine(46)-N7)-methyltransferase TrmB, with the protein MRVRKRKGAEEYLENNPNYVILTPEESKGHWKEVFGNNNPIHIEVGSGKGGFVTGMAQKNPDINYIGIDIQLSVLSYALDKVLESGVSNVKLLRVDGSSLTNYFDDGEIDLLYLNFSDPWPKTKHEKRRLTYKDFLKTYRQILPENGQVHFKTDNRGLFEYSLASMSQYGMTLNQVWLDLHASDYPDNVMTEYEAKFSSLGQVIYRLEAQF; encoded by the coding sequence ATGCGAGTTAGAAAACGAAAAGGTGCCGAAGAGTATCTTGAAAACAATCCAAATTATGTCATTTTGACACCTGAAGAGTCTAAAGGGCATTGGAAAGAAGTTTTCGGAAACAATAATCCGATTCATATTGAGGTAGGATCTGGTAAGGGTGGATTTGTGACTGGAATGGCCCAAAAAAATCCTGATATTAATTACATTGGAATCGATATTCAACTCTCTGTCCTTAGTTATGCACTGGATAAGGTATTGGAATCAGGTGTTTCTAATGTGAAATTATTAAGGGTTGATGGCTCAAGTTTAACCAACTACTTTGATGATGGTGAGATTGATTTACTTTATCTCAATTTTTCTGATCCATGGCCAAAAACCAAACATGAAAAACGTCGCTTAACCTATAAGGACTTTTTAAAGACTTATCGACAAATTTTACCAGAAAACGGTCAAGTCCACTTTAAGACAGATAATCGTGGCTTGTTTGAATATAGTCTAGCTAGTATGTCACAGTATGGCATGACACTTAATCAAGTCTGGCTCGATTTACATGCAAGTGATTATCCGGATAATGTGATGACCGAATATGAAGCAAAATTCTCAAGTTTAGGCCAAGTTATTTACCGCCTAGAAGCACAATTTTAA
- the ccrZ gene encoding cell cycle regulator CcrZ yields the protein MTTTDQDLTLTPLKGKSGKAYKGTYPNGDNVFIKLNTTPILPALAKEQIAPQLLWAKRLGNGDMMSAQEWLDGRILNRGDMNSKQIVQILSRLHKSKQLVNQLLQLNYKIENPYDLLIDFEQNAPFQIQQNTYLQDIVKELKKSLPAFRAEVATIVHGDIKHSNWVITTSGMIYLCDWDSVRLTDRMYDVAYLLSHYIPQSRWPEWLSYYGYKNNEKVMSKIVWYGQLSYLTQILRCFDQRDMEHVNQEIYALRRFREIFRKK from the coding sequence TTGACAACAACAGATCAGGACCTAACATTAACGCCCTTAAAAGGGAAAAGTGGGAAAGCTTATAAGGGAACATATCCGAATGGTGATAATGTTTTTATTAAATTGAATACCACACCAATCCTTCCGGCCTTAGCAAAAGAACAAATTGCTCCTCAATTATTGTGGGCAAAACGCTTGGGTAACGGAGATATGATGAGTGCTCAAGAATGGTTGGATGGCAGAATTTTGAATCGTGGAGACATGAATAGCAAACAGATTGTTCAGATCTTAAGTCGCCTTCATAAATCGAAGCAGTTAGTTAATCAACTCTTGCAACTAAACTATAAAATTGAGAACCCTTACGATTTATTAATTGATTTTGAACAAAACGCACCATTTCAAATTCAACAAAATACTTATCTACAAGATATTGTTAAAGAATTGAAAAAAAGCCTTCCTGCTTTTAGAGCGGAAGTAGCAACTATTGTTCATGGTGACATTAAACATAGTAATTGGGTTATTACAACTAGTGGCATGATTTATTTATGTGATTGGGACTCTGTTAGATTGACTGACAGAATGTATGATGTTGCTTATTTATTAAGCCATTACATTCCACAATCACGTTGGCCAGAATGGTTATCTTATTATGGCTATAAGAACAATGAAAAAGTCATGAGTAAGATTGTATGGTATGGCCAGTTGTCTTATTTGACTCAAATCCTGAGATGTTTTGATCAACGAGATATGGAACATGTTAACCAAGAAATTTATGCGTTACGACGTTTTAGAGAGATATTTAGAAAGAAATAA
- a CDS encoding ABC transporter permease, whose product MEELFKKRKQDFQKLHRKYLPYVLNDHFVLVLVFLLGYVLYQYSQLLRHFPENHWPIIICLIFLTFFLLQVGSVATYLEEADRQFLLAKENQLITYIDRAGRHSFVSGTVIQSVCLALLFPIFARLGLSLTLFVLMLVLLAGLKWLIQKRKVAALMADSGLNWDASIVSEKRRKQQILKFYSLFVNVKGVSTSVKERSYLNPLLRTVEKKSGSHWLNLFARAFLRSSDYLGLYIRLTFLALLSLIFISNDYLSMALALIFDYLLLFQLLSLYHHFDYHYLSILYPEDSKQKKADLLKLLRGLSLVLLIIEIGFTGNFINAVIMTIFFGVMAYLYLPYKLKNIID is encoded by the coding sequence ATGGAAGAATTGTTTAAAAAACGAAAGCAGGACTTTCAAAAACTTCATCGTAAGTACCTCCCCTATGTTCTGAATGATCATTTTGTGCTTGTACTAGTCTTTTTATTAGGCTATGTTTTATATCAATATAGCCAACTCTTGCGCCATTTTCCTGAAAATCACTGGCCAATTATTATTTGTCTAATTTTCTTAACCTTCTTTTTATTACAGGTTGGCTCTGTGGCGACTTATTTGGAAGAGGCTGACCGTCAGTTCTTGCTTGCCAAAGAAAATCAACTGATTACCTATATAGACAGAGCTGGGCGTCACTCATTTGTTAGTGGAACTGTGATTCAAAGCGTTTGTTTAGCTCTGCTATTCCCCATCTTCGCAAGACTTGGCCTATCGCTGACGCTCTTTGTTCTCATGTTGGTACTCTTAGCTGGTTTGAAGTGGTTGATCCAGAAAAGGAAAGTAGCTGCGCTGATGGCCGATAGTGGCTTGAATTGGGATGCTAGTATTGTCAGTGAGAAAAGACGAAAGCAACAAATTCTGAAGTTTTATTCCCTTTTTGTAAATGTCAAGGGTGTATCCACCAGTGTAAAAGAAAGATCTTACTTAAATCCGCTTTTAAGAACTGTTGAAAAAAAATCAGGCTCACATTGGCTCAATCTCTTTGCTCGTGCTTTTTTGCGAAGCTCAGATTATCTTGGTCTCTATATTAGATTAACCTTTTTAGCATTATTATCACTAATATTTATTAGTAATGATTATTTATCAATGGCTTTGGCGTTGATTTTTGACTACCTTTTATTATTTCAATTGCTGTCACTATATCATCATTTTGATTATCATTACTTATCAATTTTATATCCGGAAGATAGTAAGCAAAAGAAAGCTGATTTACTCAAATTATTACGAGGGCTATCTTTGGTTTTATTGATCATAGAGATTGGATTTACAGGCAATTTCATAAATGCTGTAATCATGACTATCTTCTTTGGGGTAATGGCCTATCTCTATTTGCCTTATAAGTTAAAGAACATAATTGACTAA
- a CDS encoding ABC transporter ATP-binding protein yields MLKIENLTGGYINIPVLKDISFSVDAGQLVGLIGLNGAGKSTTINEIIGLLRPYKGSITIDGISLIDDKTAYRKKIGFIPETPSLYEELTLAEHIETIAMAYDIPVKEAHDRAKPLLKTYRLEDKLDWYPVHFSKGMKQKVMIICAFIIDPRLFILDEPFLGLDPLAIADLIAYLDEEKKKGKSILMSTHVLDSAEKMCDRFVILHHGQIRAQGTLDDLRTAFGDNQASLNDIYLALTKEA; encoded by the coding sequence ATGTTAAAAATTGAAAATCTGACAGGTGGTTATATTAATATCCCTGTTTTGAAGGACATTTCTTTTTCCGTTGATGCTGGTCAATTAGTAGGATTAATTGGTTTGAATGGTGCAGGAAAATCAACGACAATCAATGAAATAATTGGTTTGTTAAGACCTTATAAAGGTAGCATTACCATTGATGGCATCTCCTTGATAGATGACAAAACAGCCTACAGGAAGAAAATTGGCTTTATACCCGAAACACCAAGTCTTTACGAAGAATTGACCTTGGCTGAACACATTGAAACAATTGCCATGGCTTACGACATTCCAGTAAAAGAAGCACATGATCGAGCAAAACCTTTATTGAAAACATATCGTTTGGAGGATAAATTGGATTGGTATCCCGTTCATTTTTCTAAAGGAATGAAACAAAAAGTAATGATTATCTGTGCTTTTATTATTGATCCTAGGTTATTTATTCTAGATGAACCATTCCTTGGCTTAGATCCGTTAGCAATTGCTGACTTAATTGCCTATTTGGACGAGGAAAAAAAGAAAGGCAAGTCAATTTTGATGAGTACACACGTTCTCGATTCTGCAGAAAAAATGTGTGATCGGTTTGTCATTTTACATCATGGACAAATCCGTGCCCAAGGGACTTTGGACGATTTACGAACTGCATTTGGTGATAACCAGGCTAGTCTAAATGATATATACTTAGCCTTGACCAAAGAGGCTTAA
- a CDS encoding HIT family protein yields MDNCIFCNIISGKIPSSKIYEDDQVLAFLDITQTTPGHTLLIPKKHVRNVLDMDAELASKTFSRLPKIARALQKATEAPAMNIINNNEEIAGQSVFHAHIHLIPRYGSEDGIDITYTTHEPDFEALAVLAQKIHKEITE; encoded by the coding sequence ATGGATAACTGTATTTTCTGTAATATTATCTCTGGTAAGATTCCTTCGTCCAAAATATACGAAGATGACCAAGTTTTGGCTTTTCTTGATATCACACAAACCACACCTGGCCATACTCTTCTGATCCCAAAAAAACATGTTCGTAACGTCCTCGATATGGACGCCGAATTAGCTAGTAAAACTTTTTCACGTTTGCCTAAGATTGCTCGCGCACTGCAAAAAGCAACCGAAGCGCCAGCTATGAACATCATCAACAACAATGAGGAAATTGCTGGTCAGTCTGTTTTTCATGCCCATATTCATTTGATTCCACGCTACGGTTCTGAAGATGGAATTGACATTACTTATACAACACATGAGCCTGACTTTGAAGCTCTCGCCGTATTAGCCCAAAAAATCCATAAGGAGATAACCGAATGA